The following coding sequences are from one Prochlorococcus marinus CUG1438 window:
- a CDS encoding cation:proton antiporter, translated as MYSLIAELSAHDLEVAETLIGVIRFLLIFLAARALAEVLVRLSLPTIVGELLAGVVIGASGFHLLIPPTAGTELNEGLVNVISSLASIPPEAVPDVYFESFPSLQAVATLGLYALLFLTGLESELEELVAVGAQAFTVAMAGVILPFAFGTLGLMFIFQVDLIPAVFAGASMTATSIGITASVFGELGYLKTREGQIVIGAAVLDDILGIVILAVVVALASGGSLEIAPIVKLVAAAVVFVIAAIALSRTAAPGFDWLLDRLKAPGAVVVASFVILVLCCFVATAIGLEAALGAFAAGLILSSSKNNHAIQQSVLPLVSLFATIFFVLVGAGMDLSVINPLDPTSRSALVVAGFLLVVAIIGKIAAGWVFSSDKPTNRLVVGLGMMPRGEVGLIFLGLGTSAKLLTPSLEAAILLMVIGTTFLAPVLLRIVLKDKPPNDGNKISDDVAADPVGLL; from the coding sequence ATGTACTCTTTAATTGCTGAATTAAGTGCACATGATTTAGAAGTCGCTGAAACCTTGATCGGTGTTATAAGATTTCTATTGATCTTTTTAGCAGCCAGAGCATTAGCAGAAGTATTAGTAAGACTTAGTTTGCCAACGATTGTAGGTGAGCTTCTTGCAGGAGTTGTTATAGGAGCATCAGGATTCCATTTATTAATACCTCCTACAGCTGGAACTGAATTAAATGAGGGACTTGTAAATGTTATTAGTTCATTAGCTTCAATCCCCCCTGAAGCTGTACCTGATGTTTATTTCGAAAGTTTTCCCTCTCTTCAAGCAGTAGCAACTCTTGGTTTATATGCACTTTTATTTTTAACAGGATTAGAAAGTGAGTTAGAGGAATTGGTAGCTGTGGGTGCGCAGGCTTTTACTGTCGCAATGGCTGGGGTGATTTTACCTTTTGCATTTGGAACTCTAGGATTAATGTTTATTTTTCAAGTAGATCTAATCCCAGCAGTTTTTGCTGGAGCATCTATGACAGCCACAAGTATAGGAATAACTGCAAGTGTTTTCGGTGAATTAGGATATTTGAAAACTAGGGAAGGACAGATTGTTATTGGGGCGGCAGTGCTAGATGATATTTTGGGAATTGTTATTTTGGCAGTAGTTGTAGCTCTTGCTTCGGGAGGTTCTTTAGAGATTGCTCCTATTGTTAAATTAGTTGCAGCAGCTGTAGTGTTTGTTATTGCTGCTATCGCATTAAGTCGAACAGCAGCGCCAGGATTTGATTGGTTATTAGATAGACTAAAAGCACCTGGGGCTGTAGTAGTAGCATCTTTTGTGATACTTGTCTTATGTTGCTTTGTCGCAACAGCCATTGGATTAGAAGCCGCTCTAGGTGCTTTTGCGGCTGGATTGATTCTTAGTAGTTCTAAAAATAATCATGCAATACAACAATCTGTTTTACCTTTAGTATCCCTATTCGCAACAATTTTCTTCGTATTAGTAGGAGCTGGAATGGATTTATCAGTTATTAATCCCCTTGATCCAACAAGTAGGTCAGCTCTAGTAGTCGCAGGATTTTTATTAGTTGTAGCAATTATTGGAAAAATTGCGGCAGGATGGGTATTTTCCAGTGACAAACCTACAAATAGATTAGTTGTAGGTTTGGGTATGATGCCTAGAGGAGAGGTGGGTTTAATTTTTCTTGGACTAGGAACAAGCGCTAAGTTGTTAACTCCTTCTCTTGAAGCAGCTATTTTATTAATGGTTATAGGAACTACATTCCTTGCACCTGTTCTCTTGAGAATTGTTTTAAAAGATAAGCCCCCAAATGATGGTAATAAAATTTCAGATGATGTTGCAGCTGATCCTGTAGGTCTTCTTTAG
- a CDS encoding glycogen/starch/alpha-glucan phosphorylase, with amino-acid sequence MANPMNSNEPFDLRLPTPGCYLDPEKAGMDSDAVFQGMTAHLFYTLGKLATSASPHDLYMALSYAVKDRLMTRYLASQEVIRKKPQKTVAYLSAEFLIGPQLSNNLLNLGITQEAEDALKRFGIESLSTILEVEEEPGLGNGGLGRLAACYMESLASLQVPAVGYGIRYEFGIFNQLIRDGWQVEVTDKWLKGGWPWELPQPDESCFVGFGGRTESYRDDKGNYRSRWIPSEHAIGVPHDVPVLGYRVNTCDRLRLWRADATESFDFYAFNIGDYYGAVEEKVASETLSKVLYPNDGTDEGRRLRLKQQHFFVSCSLQDMLRSLEKRSIPITKFSEHWTVQLNDTHPAIAVAELMRLLIDQYQIGWDKAWNITTSSVAYTNHTLLPEALEKWDLGLFSDLLPRHLEIIYEINWRFLQQLRLRYPGDDKILQKLSIIDEEGSKSVRMAHLATIGAHHVNGVAALHSDLIKRQLLPEFAELWPEKFTNVTNGVTPRRWVALSNPSLSSLLEKEVGPDWITNMELLKRLEEKKDDSNFLQKFEETKLNGKRKLSSFIHSKTGILVDPSSLFDVQVKRIHQYKRQHLNALQIIAQYLRIKNGTNNYEVPRTIIFGGKAAPGYFMAKLMIRFINGIADVVNSDPDMDGLLRVVFLPDYNVKLGEIVYPATDLSEQISTAGKEASGTGNMKFAMNGALTIGTLDGANVELRDLVKKENFFLFGKTESEIMDLKNNNYSPKTFIDQCPELKEVLRLIEIGHFSNGDKELFKPLLNSLTGHDPFFVMADFEDYLNKQDEVSKCWNNKKSWNKMALLNTARSGYFSSDRSIREYCKSIWKVSPMPVEIVCDVEELTN; translated from the coding sequence ATGGCTAATCCAATGAATTCCAACGAACCCTTTGATCTACGTTTGCCTACTCCAGGATGCTACTTAGATCCTGAGAAAGCTGGCATGGATTCTGATGCAGTTTTCCAAGGAATGACGGCTCATTTATTTTATACTCTTGGAAAATTAGCAACCTCTGCAAGTCCTCACGACTTGTATATGGCTTTGAGTTACGCAGTGAAAGATAGGCTAATGACAAGATATTTAGCTAGTCAAGAAGTTATAAGAAAAAAACCACAAAAAACAGTCGCCTATTTATCAGCAGAATTTTTAATAGGCCCTCAATTAAGTAATAATCTTCTCAATCTTGGAATAACTCAAGAGGCTGAAGATGCTTTAAAGAGATTTGGCATCGAATCATTGTCAACAATTCTTGAAGTTGAAGAAGAACCTGGATTAGGCAATGGTGGACTTGGCAGACTTGCAGCATGCTATATGGAATCACTTGCATCTCTACAAGTTCCTGCTGTTGGTTATGGTATTAGATATGAATTTGGTATATTCAATCAATTAATTAGAGATGGATGGCAAGTTGAAGTAACTGATAAATGGTTAAAAGGTGGATGGCCATGGGAACTTCCACAACCTGACGAATCATGTTTCGTTGGTTTTGGAGGCAGAACAGAAAGTTATAGAGATGATAAGGGAAACTACAGATCAAGATGGATACCTTCAGAACATGCTATTGGAGTACCTCATGATGTTCCAGTCTTAGGATACAGAGTAAATACATGTGACAGACTAAGATTATGGAGAGCTGATGCAACAGAAAGCTTCGATTTTTATGCCTTTAATATAGGAGATTATTATGGAGCAGTAGAAGAAAAAGTTGCGTCAGAAACCCTTTCAAAAGTTCTATACCCAAACGACGGCACTGATGAAGGAAGACGATTAAGACTGAAACAACAACACTTTTTTGTAAGTTGTTCTCTGCAGGATATGTTGAGAAGTCTTGAAAAAAGATCAATACCAATAACAAAATTCTCTGAACATTGGACAGTTCAACTAAATGATACTCATCCAGCTATTGCAGTAGCAGAATTAATGAGACTTCTCATCGACCAATATCAAATAGGTTGGGATAAAGCTTGGAACATAACAACCTCATCAGTTGCTTATACTAATCACACTTTACTTCCAGAAGCTTTAGAGAAATGGGATTTGGGTCTCTTTAGTGATCTCCTACCAAGACATCTAGAAATTATTTATGAAATTAATTGGCGATTTCTACAACAATTAAGATTACGTTATCCAGGCGATGACAAAATCCTTCAAAAGCTTTCAATAATTGATGAAGAAGGCTCTAAATCAGTAAGAATGGCTCATTTAGCCACAATCGGAGCTCATCATGTAAATGGAGTAGCTGCTCTCCACTCAGATTTAATAAAAAGACAACTTCTTCCTGAATTTGCAGAATTGTGGCCAGAAAAATTTACAAATGTTACTAATGGAGTCACCCCAAGAAGATGGGTCGCCCTCTCAAACCCATCTTTATCTAGCCTTCTAGAAAAAGAAGTTGGTCCTGATTGGATTACCAATATGGAACTTCTCAAGCGATTGGAAGAGAAAAAAGATGATAGCAACTTTTTACAGAAGTTTGAAGAAACCAAATTAAACGGAAAACGAAAATTATCTAGTTTTATCCATTCAAAAACAGGAATACTTGTTGATCCATCAAGTTTATTTGATGTTCAAGTAAAAAGAATTCATCAATATAAAAGACAACACTTGAATGCTTTACAAATAATTGCTCAATATCTAAGAATCAAAAATGGTACAAATAACTACGAAGTCCCAAGAACAATAATATTCGGAGGTAAAGCTGCACCAGGTTACTTCATGGCCAAACTAATGATTCGATTTATTAATGGTATTGCTGATGTAGTAAATTCTGATCCAGATATGGACGGGCTATTAAGAGTTGTTTTTTTACCTGACTATAATGTAAAGCTTGGTGAAATAGTTTATCCTGCAACAGATCTTTCAGAACAAATTTCAACTGCTGGAAAAGAAGCATCTGGAACTGGAAATATGAAGTTTGCTATGAATGGAGCATTGACTATTGGAACCTTAGATGGAGCTAACGTTGAGTTAAGAGATCTAGTGAAAAAAGAGAATTTCTTTCTTTTTGGAAAAACTGAAAGTGAAATTATGGATTTAAAAAATAATAATTACTCGCCAAAAACTTTCATTGATCAATGTCCAGAACTAAAAGAAGTATTACGTTTAATTGAAATCGGACACTTTAGTAATGGCGATAAAGAATTATTTAAACCTTTATTGAATAGCTTAACCGGTCATGATCCATTTTTTGTTATGGCTGACTTCGAAGACTATTTAAATAAACAGGATGAGGTCAGTAAATGCTGGAACAATAAAAAATCTTGGAATAAAATGGCATTATTAAATACTGCAAGATCTGGTTATTTCTCATCAGATAGATCTATTAGAGAGTACTGCAAATCAATTTGGAAGGTTTCTCCTATGCCTGTAGAGATTGTTTGTGATGTCGAAGAATTAACTAATTAA
- the psaC gene encoding photosystem I iron-sulfur center protein PsaC, which produces MSHAVKIYDTCIGCTQCVRACPLDVLEMVPWDGCKAGQIASSPRTEDCVGCKRCETACPTDFLSIRVYLGDETSRSMGLAY; this is translated from the coding sequence ATGTCACACGCAGTTAAAATTTATGACACTTGCATTGGATGTACCCAATGTGTAAGGGCTTGCCCACTTGATGTTTTAGAGATGGTTCCTTGGGATGGCTGTAAAGCTGGCCAAATTGCCTCATCACCTAGAACTGAAGATTGTGTAGGCTGTAAAAGATGCGAAACTGCTTGTCCAACGGATTTCTTGAGTATTCGTGTTTATTTAGGAGATGAAACCTCTAGGAGTATGGGCTTAGCATATTAG
- the glmS gene encoding glutamine--fructose-6-phosphate transaminase (isomerizing) has product MCGIVAVTGYKKALPLLMNGLEKLEYRGYDSAGIAVINPETNSISCNKAEGKLINLKVNLNEKKIPGTVGIAHTRWATHGKPEVKNAHPHIDSTGAIAVVQNGIIENFQDLKNKLEKEGITFNSDTDTEVIPHLIQRELKTLSKLKLENNGSTLLVAVRNVISDLEGSYALAVLWAGAPTSLVVARKQAPLIIGLGEGEFICASDTPAIANFTNIILPMEDDEIALLTPLGIEIYDSNNERQYRNPVSLKVSEQIIDKMNFKHFMLKEIYDQPETAKNWLKNYLIQNSENGQYQINYPFDTKFFDSIERIEIIACGTSKHAAMVGSFLLEQFSGIPTNVFYASEFRYSPPPLLPNTLTIGVSQSGETADTIAAIDMEIKRRSEIKDEKFRPNLIAITNRRESSIGRQVSNIIDICAGIEVGVAATKTFFAQLLSFYGLAIHFAQIKGSQSPDEIEKLIKELLKLPPLLDDLLEKHDQSSEKLAHDFFNIKDVIFLGRGINYPIALEGALKLKEISYIHAAGYPAGEMKHGPIALLDKKVPVISIASPGEVFDKVISNAQEAKARDSYLIGVAPECNGTEIFDYLMQIPSANEWVTPLLNIIPLQLLSYHIAAHRGLDVDQPRNLAKSVTVE; this is encoded by the coding sequence ATGTGCGGAATAGTTGCTGTAACTGGTTATAAAAAAGCCTTACCATTATTAATGAATGGTTTAGAAAAACTTGAATATAGAGGTTATGATTCAGCAGGAATAGCAGTTATTAATCCTGAGACGAATTCAATAAGTTGTAACAAAGCAGAGGGAAAACTTATTAATTTAAAAGTTAATCTTAACGAAAAAAAGATTCCTGGTACTGTCGGAATAGCTCATACTCGTTGGGCAACTCATGGAAAACCAGAAGTTAAAAATGCCCACCCTCACATCGATAGTACAGGAGCAATTGCAGTTGTTCAGAATGGAATTATTGAAAATTTCCAAGATTTGAAAAATAAATTAGAAAAAGAGGGTATAACTTTTAATTCTGATACAGATACTGAGGTAATTCCTCATTTAATTCAAAGAGAATTAAAGACATTAAGTAAATTGAAACTTGAAAATAACGGTTCAACATTATTAGTAGCTGTGAGAAATGTGATATCTGATTTAGAAGGGTCCTATGCTTTAGCAGTTTTGTGGGCTGGTGCCCCAACATCACTTGTAGTTGCAAGAAAACAAGCACCTTTGATTATTGGTTTGGGTGAAGGAGAATTTATTTGTGCAAGTGATACTCCAGCTATTGCCAATTTTACAAATATTATTCTTCCTATGGAGGATGATGAAATAGCTTTATTAACTCCTCTTGGAATAGAAATATACGACTCAAACAATGAGAGACAATATCGAAATCCTGTTTCCCTGAAAGTCTCAGAGCAAATCATTGATAAGATGAATTTCAAACATTTCATGTTAAAAGAGATATACGATCAGCCGGAAACTGCAAAAAATTGGTTGAAAAATTATTTAATACAAAATTCAGAAAATGGTCAATATCAAATCAACTACCCCTTTGATACAAAGTTTTTTGACTCAATCGAGAGAATTGAAATTATTGCTTGTGGAACAAGTAAGCACGCTGCCATGGTGGGTAGCTTTTTACTAGAACAATTCTCAGGAATCCCTACAAATGTTTTTTATGCTAGCGAATTTCGTTACTCACCACCCCCACTGCTGCCAAATACATTAACTATTGGAGTTTCTCAATCTGGAGAAACTGCTGATACTATTGCGGCTATTGATATGGAAATCAAACGGAGGTCCGAGATTAAAGATGAAAAATTTAGACCTAATCTTATTGCAATAACCAATAGAAGAGAGAGCTCTATAGGAAGACAAGTTTCAAACATAATCGATATTTGTGCAGGGATAGAAGTGGGTGTTGCTGCAACAAAAACTTTTTTTGCACAATTACTTTCTTTTTATGGATTAGCTATACACTTTGCGCAGATTAAAGGTAGTCAAAGTCCTGATGAAATAGAAAAATTAATAAAAGAGCTTCTAAAACTCCCTCCATTACTAGATGATCTTCTAGAAAAACATGATCAATCATCTGAAAAGTTAGCACATGACTTTTTTAATATTAAAGATGTTATTTTTTTAGGAAGAGGCATAAATTATCCAATTGCTCTTGAAGGGGCATTAAAACTTAAAGAAATTAGTTATATACATGCAGCTGGATATCCAGCTGGTGAAATGAAACATGGTCCAATCGCGTTGTTAGATAAAAAAGTGCCAGTAATTTCTATTGCTTCTCCTGGTGAGGTGTTTGATAAAGTTATTAGTAATGCTCAAGAAGCAAAAGCTAGAGATTCATATTTGATTGGAGTTGCACCTGAATGTAATGGAACTGAAATTTTTGATTATTTAATGCAGATTCCTTCTGCTAATGAATGGGTTACACCCTTACTTAATATAATTCCTCTTCAATTATTGAGTTATCATATTGCAGCTCACAGAGGGCTTGATGTTGACCAACCAAGAAACTTAGCAAAAAGCGTAACTGTGGAATAA
- a CDS encoding ribonuclease III yields the protein MTNKINETRINLIITFLKSLKIRSKRFSEIIRTENISVIQDFNQALIHSSADKIINYEKLEFFGDAVLRLAASNFIEKKYPQMSVGERSELRAQIVSDEWLTKLGKSIGIEKLIIKGPKALGDENSKNTIIGEATEALIGALYKCFNSIQEVNIWLDDFWEEDSEIFLKAPYKFKSKTVLQEWCQSKGFDLPVYKIIEVSRINGDPKRFSCDIFIEGKKESSAVGKSHKQAETNAARVLIEKFITIGKI from the coding sequence ATGACAAATAAGATAAACGAAACGAGAATTAATCTAATAATTACTTTTTTAAAGTCTTTAAAAATTAGATCAAAGAGATTTTCTGAAATAATTAGAACAGAGAATATTTCAGTAATTCAAGATTTTAATCAGGCATTAATCCATTCTTCAGCTGACAAAATAATAAATTACGAAAAATTAGAATTCTTTGGAGATGCAGTCCTCAGATTAGCTGCATCAAACTTTATTGAAAAAAAATATCCTCAAATGAGCGTAGGCGAGAGATCAGAGCTAAGAGCTCAAATTGTAAGTGATGAATGGTTAACTAAATTAGGAAAATCAATTGGAATAGAGAAATTAATAATTAAAGGACCTAAAGCTCTTGGTGATGAAAATTCAAAAAACACAATTATTGGAGAAGCCACAGAAGCTTTAATCGGTGCACTCTACAAGTGCTTTAACTCAATTCAAGAAGTAAATATATGGCTAGATGATTTTTGGGAAGAAGATTCAGAAATATTTTTAAAAGCTCCGTATAAATTCAAATCTAAGACAGTGTTACAAGAGTGGTGTCAAAGTAAAGGTTTTGATTTGCCAGTCTATAAAATTATCGAAGTTTCTAGAATCAATGGAGATCCTAAAAGATTTTCCTGCGATATTTTCATCGAAGGGAAAAAAGAATCCTCGGCAGTAGGCAAATCTCATAAACAAGCCGAAACAAATGCAGCTAGAGTTTTAATAGAAAAATTTATAACTATTGGTAAAATCTAA
- a CDS encoding DUF3252 domain-containing protein yields the protein MEIKSKPILPGSEVIVKDVTSIYRGYKGFVQRVTKKRAAVLFEGGNWDKLITFQLTNLEIV from the coding sequence ATGGAAATTAAAAGCAAACCAATACTTCCTGGTTCTGAGGTAATTGTAAAAGATGTTACTTCCATTTATAGAGGATATAAAGGATTTGTACAGAGAGTTACAAAAAAAAGAGCAGCTGTTCTGTTTGAAGGAGGTAATTGGGATAAACTCATTACTTTTCAGCTAACTAATCTAGAAATAGTATAA
- the acpP gene encoding acyl carrier protein, with protein MSQEILEKVCSIVSEQLSVEAGEVKSDSNFQNDLGADSLDTVELVMALEEAFDIEIPDEAAEGIATVGDAVKFIEEKKG; from the coding sequence ATGTCACAAGAAATCCTCGAAAAAGTCTGTTCTATTGTTTCAGAGCAATTAAGCGTTGAAGCGGGAGAAGTAAAATCAGATTCAAATTTCCAAAATGATTTGGGTGCTGATTCTCTAGATACCGTTGAATTAGTAATGGCTCTAGAAGAAGCATTTGATATTGAAATTCCTGACGAAGCCGCTGAAGGTATCGCAACAGTAGGCGACGCAGTGAAATTCATAGAAGAAAAAAAAGGTTAA
- the fabF gene encoding beta-ketoacyl-ACP synthase II has product MPNFHRVVITGIGAVTPIGNNIDEYLLSLQKGMNGVSGITLFDPENHPCKFAAEVKNLQSENFIEAKESKRWDRFSQFGVIAAKQAFSDSGLEITEANESRIGVIIGSGVGGLLTMESQAQILSHKGPKRVSPFTVPMMIPNMATGLAAIALGAKGPSSSVSTACAAGSNAIGDSFRLLQLGKADAMICGGAEASITPLGVAGFASAKALSFRNESPETASRPFDAERDGFVIGEGSGILVLETLENAQKRDARIYAEIIGYGTTCDAHHITAPSPGGVGGAEAIKLAVEESSLSLDKIDYINAHGTSTSANDKNETSAIKSIFRDRSYLIPVSSTKSMTGHLLGGSGGIEAVACILSLTHNFIPPTINYVNPDPDCDLDYVPNNAREAQVGVALSNSFGFGGHNVCLAFSKMN; this is encoded by the coding sequence ATGCCAAATTTCCATCGAGTAGTTATCACCGGTATCGGAGCAGTTACTCCAATTGGTAACAACATTGATGAATATTTACTCAGTCTTCAAAAAGGTATGAATGGAGTTTCGGGTATCACTCTCTTTGATCCTGAAAACCATCCTTGCAAATTTGCAGCAGAAGTTAAAAATCTTCAATCTGAAAATTTTATTGAAGCTAAGGAATCCAAAAGATGGGATCGTTTTTCCCAGTTTGGAGTTATTGCAGCAAAGCAAGCCTTTAGTGATTCTGGACTAGAAATTACTGAAGCTAATGAATCAAGAATTGGAGTGATTATTGGCTCTGGTGTTGGAGGCTTACTAACTATGGAAAGTCAAGCTCAGATTTTGAGTCATAAAGGACCAAAAAGAGTAAGTCCATTTACAGTTCCAATGATGATTCCAAACATGGCAACTGGACTAGCAGCCATAGCCTTGGGTGCAAAAGGACCAAGTTCCTCTGTTTCCACTGCTTGCGCTGCTGGTTCTAATGCAATCGGCGATTCATTTAGATTACTCCAACTAGGCAAAGCAGATGCAATGATCTGTGGAGGTGCAGAAGCCAGTATTACTCCTCTTGGAGTAGCTGGTTTTGCTAGTGCTAAAGCTCTTTCTTTCAGAAATGAAAGTCCCGAAACAGCGAGCAGACCTTTCGATGCAGAGAGAGATGGATTTGTTATTGGAGAGGGATCTGGAATTCTTGTTTTAGAAACCTTAGAAAATGCACAAAAAAGAGATGCAAGAATTTATGCTGAAATTATTGGATATGGAACAACTTGTGATGCTCATCACATTACTGCTCCATCACCTGGCGGGGTTGGAGGCGCAGAAGCGATCAAACTAGCAGTTGAAGAAAGTTCTCTAAGCCTTGACAAAATTGATTACATTAATGCTCATGGAACGAGTACATCAGCTAATGACAAAAATGAAACTTCTGCAATTAAATCAATATTTAGAGACAGATCTTACCTTATTCCTGTAAGCTCTACTAAGTCGATGACTGGTCATCTTCTAGGAGGTTCAGGAGGTATAGAAGCAGTAGCTTGTATACTTTCTTTGACACATAATTTTATCCCTCCTACAATTAACTACGTCAATCCAGATCCTGATTGTGATCTTGATTATGTACCAAATAATGCAAGAGAAGCTCAAGTAGGAGTTGCTCTTTCTAATTCCTTCGGCTTTGGTGGTCATAATGTTTGCCTTGCTTTCAGCAAAATGAATTGA
- a CDS encoding alpha/beta fold hydrolase gives MEKSALIDSDVNYDWNFLNYPIHTVSANPEQTSNNYAILLIHGFGASTEHWRFNIPVLSTKYEVHAMDLLGFGKSPKPQDVEYSGSLWKDQVVAYVKEKIKKPTIVVGNSLGGYAALAAGAELNELNAGVILLNAAGYFSEEKTIKKNMLQTSIETVAGIFLKNIVFQRLIFENMRNPKNIKKTLNQVYVDKKNVDDFLVESIRKPSLDFGAFNVFRSVFNPSGPQGLPLDKLFAKLNAPLLLLWGGKDPWMNTPKKRNLYKKFTPKNTKEIILDAGHCPHDEIPELVNKHILDWVDSL, from the coding sequence ATGGAAAAATCAGCTCTAATAGATAGTGATGTAAATTATGACTGGAATTTTTTAAATTACCCAATACATACTGTCTCAGCCAACCCTGAACAAACATCAAATAATTACGCAATTTTATTAATTCATGGTTTCGGTGCTTCTACGGAGCATTGGAGATTTAATATCCCTGTTTTGAGTACAAAATACGAAGTTCATGCTATGGACTTACTAGGTTTTGGAAAAAGTCCTAAGCCTCAAGACGTCGAATACTCAGGATCTTTATGGAAAGACCAGGTTGTCGCTTATGTAAAAGAGAAAATAAAAAAACCTACAATTGTTGTTGGAAATTCATTAGGTGGTTATGCAGCATTAGCAGCTGGTGCAGAATTAAATGAGCTAAACGCAGGAGTGATATTACTTAATGCTGCTGGATATTTTAGCGAAGAAAAAACTATCAAAAAGAATATGTTGCAAACTTCAATTGAAACAGTTGCCGGCATATTTTTGAAAAATATTGTTTTTCAACGTTTGATTTTTGAGAATATGAGGAATCCAAAAAATATTAAAAAAACTTTGAATCAAGTTTATGTTGATAAAAAAAATGTTGATGATTTTTTAGTTGAGTCAATAAGGAAGCCTTCGCTAGATTTCGGAGCTTTTAATGTTTTTAGAAGTGTATTTAACCCATCAGGTCCTCAGGGGTTGCCGTTGGATAAGTTATTCGCAAAGCTAAATGCACCATTATTACTTCTTTGGGGAGGGAAAGATCCATGGATGAATACTCCAAAAAAAAGGAATCTATATAAAAAATTTACACCAAAGAATACAAAAGAAATTATTCTTGATGCAGGACATTGCCCTCATGATGAGATACCTGAATTAGTTAATAAGCATATTTTGGATTGGGTTGATTCTCTTTAA
- the rimM gene encoding ribosome maturation factor RimM, producing the protein MLNNDDWLVVGVITSVHGLDGKLKIKSLSDFDERFTKPGQRWLRKNQEKPILFELISGFKQPGKEIFIVKFKNVDNRTQAESLKNYKFLIKTDDIPKLEEGEFHISQLINLKVKIFENKEYKVIGEVCDFDNEKNSLLKVKLIDTDKEVLVPFVSEIVPEVDIKNRFLIITPPKGLLEL; encoded by the coding sequence ATGTTAAATAATGATGATTGGTTGGTTGTTGGAGTAATAACATCTGTACACGGATTAGATGGAAAACTAAAAATTAAATCATTAAGTGATTTTGATGAAAGATTCACAAAACCAGGCCAAAGATGGTTACGCAAAAATCAAGAAAAGCCTATATTATTTGAATTAATTTCAGGATTTAAGCAACCGGGTAAAGAAATTTTTATAGTTAAATTCAAAAATGTCGATAACAGAACGCAAGCCGAAAGTCTAAAAAATTATAAATTTCTGATAAAAACTGATGATATTCCTAAATTAGAGGAAGGAGAGTTTCATATATCTCAACTAATTAACTTAAAAGTAAAAATATTTGAAAATAAGGAATACAAAGTAATTGGAGAAGTCTGCGACTTTGATAATGAAAAAAATAGTTTATTAAAAGTAAAACTTATTGACACAGATAAAGAAGTTTTAGTTCCTTTTGTGTCTGAAATCGTTCCAGAGGTAGATATTAAAAATAGATTCTTGATAATAACCCCCCCCAAGGGGCTTTTAGAACTTTGA